A window of Nicotiana tabacum cultivar K326 chromosome 24, ASM71507v2, whole genome shotgun sequence contains these coding sequences:
- the LOC107798389 gene encoding uncharacterized protein LOC107798389 isoform X1 has translation MTDSRLRALVEAIHSSPTQAVIYLSGGASQALGWLMSVPGASNTVLESVVTYSRMSMIQLLGKVPAQAASSQTAEEMALLAYNRALKLSKPGSPVLGVGFTGALASARPKRGDHRFHLSTRTSNCLWSSTVTLTKGLRTREQEDGVSSQYLIKAIANASKVPGTFVPDLTESEVPDEYERQFDEDEELEQLLAGTICFKMYPFSSDTSDAQRKIILSGSFNPLHDGHVKLLEIATSICGGGYPCFELSAVNADKPPLAISQIKDRVKQFEKVGKTVIVSNQPYFYKKAELFPGSAFVIGADTVARLINPKYYGDDNEKMLEILLGCKNTGCTFLVGSRDVNGTFKVLEDFDIPAELKDMFVPIPVEKFRMDISSTEIRKRQGLL, from the exons ATGACCGATAGTCGCCTTCGAGCTCTTGTAGAAGCGATACATTCCTCTCCTACTCAAGCTGTCATTTATCTCTCCGGCGGTGCCTCTCAG GCGCTGGGGTGGTTGATGTCAGTTCCAGGAGCATCAAACACGGTGCTTgaatccgtagttacttattccagaatgtcTATGATTCAATTACTTGGCAAG GTTCCTGCTCAAGCAGCTAGTTCGCAAACGGCTGAGGAAATGGCATTGTTGGCTTATAATAGGGCATTAAAGCTTTCTAAACCAG GTTCACCAGTTTTAGGTGTGGGTTTTACTGGTGCCTTGGCTAGTGCACGTCCAAAACGTGGAGATCATAG GTTTCACTTGTCAACCAGAACGTCTAACTGTCTTTGGTCCTCTACTGTTACTTTAACGAAG GGGCTGCGAACTCGTGAGCAGGAAGATGGAGTCTCAAGTCAATACTTAATCAAG GCAATTGCAAATGCTAGCAAGGTTCCAGGAACTTTTGTTCCAGACTTGACTGAATCAGAAGTTCCAGATGAATATGAAAGACAGTTTGATGAAGATGAAGAGCTAGAGCAACTTCTCGCTGGGACTATATGCTTCAAAATGTATCCATTCTCAAGCG ACACGTCCGATGCACAAAGGAAAATAATTCTATCTGGTTCCTTTAATCCATTGCATGATGGTCACGTTAAGCTCTTGGAAATTGCAACTAG CATTTGTGGTGGTGGGTATCCATGCTTTGAGTTGTCAGCTGTCAATGCAGACAAACCTCCATTAGCAATATCTCAAATTAAAGATCGTGTTAAGCAATTTGAAAAAGTTG GAAAGACGGTCATAGTGTCTAACCAGCCATATTTTTACAAGAAAGCAGAACTTTTTCCTGGCAGTGCTTTTGTTATTGGTGCTGACACAGTTGCAAGACTTATAAAT CCAAAGTACTATGGTGATGACAATGAAAAGATGTTGGAGATACTTCTGGGATGTAAAAACACGGGATGTACTTTCCTAGTTGGTAGTCGAGATGTTAATGGAACTTTCAAG GTTCTTGAGGATTTCGACATTCCAGCAGAGCTAAAAGACATGTTTGTGCCCATACCAGTGGAGAAATTCCGCATGGATATATCCTCCACTGAAATTAGGAAGAGGCAAGGCCTTTTGTAA
- the LOC107798389 gene encoding uncharacterized protein LOC107798389 isoform X2, translating into MTDSRLRALVEAIHSSPTQAVIYLSGGASQALGWLMSVPGASNTVLESVVTYSRMSMIQLLGKVPAQAASSQTAEEMALLAYNRALKLSKPGSPVLGVGFTGALASARPKRGDHRFHLSTRTSNCLWSSTVTLTKGLRTREQEDGVSSQYLIKAIANASKVPGTFVPDLTESEVPDEYERQFDEDEELEQLLAGTICFKMYPFSSDTSDAQRKIILSGSFNPLHDGHVKLLEIATSICGGGYPCFELSAVNADKPPLAISQIKDRVKQFEKVGKTVIVSNQPYFYKKAELFPGSAFVIGADTVARLINPQGDGLAVEEMEIQPWEPTFKSQQRQHMAQ; encoded by the exons ATGACCGATAGTCGCCTTCGAGCTCTTGTAGAAGCGATACATTCCTCTCCTACTCAAGCTGTCATTTATCTCTCCGGCGGTGCCTCTCAG GCGCTGGGGTGGTTGATGTCAGTTCCAGGAGCATCAAACACGGTGCTTgaatccgtagttacttattccagaatgtcTATGATTCAATTACTTGGCAAG GTTCCTGCTCAAGCAGCTAGTTCGCAAACGGCTGAGGAAATGGCATTGTTGGCTTATAATAGGGCATTAAAGCTTTCTAAACCAG GTTCACCAGTTTTAGGTGTGGGTTTTACTGGTGCCTTGGCTAGTGCACGTCCAAAACGTGGAGATCATAG GTTTCACTTGTCAACCAGAACGTCTAACTGTCTTTGGTCCTCTACTGTTACTTTAACGAAG GGGCTGCGAACTCGTGAGCAGGAAGATGGAGTCTCAAGTCAATACTTAATCAAG GCAATTGCAAATGCTAGCAAGGTTCCAGGAACTTTTGTTCCAGACTTGACTGAATCAGAAGTTCCAGATGAATATGAAAGACAGTTTGATGAAGATGAAGAGCTAGAGCAACTTCTCGCTGGGACTATATGCTTCAAAATGTATCCATTCTCAAGCG ACACGTCCGATGCACAAAGGAAAATAATTCTATCTGGTTCCTTTAATCCATTGCATGATGGTCACGTTAAGCTCTTGGAAATTGCAACTAG CATTTGTGGTGGTGGGTATCCATGCTTTGAGTTGTCAGCTGTCAATGCAGACAAACCTCCATTAGCAATATCTCAAATTAAAGATCGTGTTAAGCAATTTGAAAAAGTTG GAAAGACGGTCATAGTGTCTAACCAGCCATATTTTTACAAGAAAGCAGAACTTTTTCCTGGCAGTGCTTTTGTTATTGGTGCTGACACAGTTGCAAGACTTATAAAT CCCCAAGGGGATGGTCTAGCAGTCGAAGAGATGGAGATACAACCTTGGGAACCAACATTTAAATCCCAACAGAGGCAGCATATGGCACAATAG